A genomic segment from Bacteroidales bacterium encodes:
- a CDS encoding biotin/lipoyl-binding protein, which produces MEHWKKRDKKLNDPAQFRNTIKSSMALDIKIGDRDAHVRMIKKEGSKATIQIDEKIYEVDIIMVENGVYSIIHEGKSYNIEMIQGSSPKNYFVNTYYSSHELNIIDAQSRYQQNRNKDGLHSGDKIISTPMPGKVVRIPVSEGDQVEKGTTLIVISAMKMESEYKSPLDGVVKRIYVTEGETINGHQPLVEIE; this is translated from the coding sequence ATGGAACATTGGAAAAAAAGAGATAAGAAACTTAATGATCCAGCTCAATTTCGAAACACTATAAAAAGCAGTATGGCACTTGATATTAAAATCGGCGATCGCGATGCACATGTTCGTATGATTAAAAAGGAAGGATCAAAAGCGACCATTCAAATCGATGAAAAAATTTATGAAGTAGATATCATCATGGTTGAAAATGGTGTATACTCTATAATTCATGAAGGAAAATCCTATAACATAGAGATGATTCAGGGCAGTAGTCCTAAAAATTATTTTGTAAATACGTACTACTCATCTCATGAACTCAACATTATTGATGCTCAGAGTCGTTACCAGCAGAATAGGAATAAGGATGGATTACATAGTGGAGATAAAATCATATCAACACCAATGCCTGGGAAGGTTGTTCGAATTCCTGTTAGTGAGGGTGATCAAGTTGAGAAGGGAACCACGCTTATTGTAATATCCGCCATGAAAATGGAAAGCGAATATAAATCACCTTTAGATGGTGTTGTTAAAAGAATATATGTTACAGAAGGTGAGACTATTAATGGTCACCAACCCCTTGTTGAAATCGAATAA